Proteins encoded by one window of Aspergillus chevalieri M1 DNA, chromosome 6, nearly complete sequence:
- a CDS encoding fungal specific transcription factor domain-containing protein (COG:S;~EggNog:ENOG410PHWA), which yields MPVLDHSITNDLMEKYFQSVNMQHPILDYDESAAQYHSLASNPEPSLEYASFLLMLALAEVAYAPAPEALDTDWSPGSTYSSAALSRLRPT from the coding sequence ATGCCAGTTCTGGATCATTCTATCACCAATGACCTAATGGAGAAGTACTTCCAATCGGTTAACATGCAGCATCCGATCCTCGACTACGACGAGAGTGCCGCGCAGTATCACTCCCTCGCTTCAAACCCAGAGCCGTCCTTGGAATACGCATCGTTTCTATTAATGTTGGCCTTGGCGGAAGTTGCATATGCACCGGCTCCTGAAGCACTGGATACAGACTGGTCACCAGGGAGTACCTATTCCTCGGCCGCACTATCTCGGTTGAGACCTACCTGA